In the Paramisgurnus dabryanus chromosome 5, PD_genome_1.1, whole genome shotgun sequence genome, one interval contains:
- the sptbn2 gene encoding spectrin family protein isoform X1 has translation MSTLSPTDFDSVEIQQQYNDINNRWDIAAEQEWDNENSSARLFERSRIKALADEREAVQKKTFTKWVNSHLGRVTCRIGDLYTDLRDGRMLIRLLEVLSGEQLPKPTKGRMRIHCLENVDKALQFLKEQKVHLENMGSHDIVDGNHRLTLGLIWTIILRFQIQDISVETEDNKEKKSAKDALLLWCQMKTAGYPNVNVHNFTTSWRDGLAFSAIVHKHRSDLIDFDNLKRSNAHYNLQNAFNVAEKELGLTKLLDPEDVNVDQPDEKSIITYVATYYHYFSKMKALAVEGKRIGKVLDYAIEADQLIEKYETLASELLQWIEQTIVTLNDRQLANSLSGVQNQLQAFNTYRTVEKPPKFTEKGNLEVLLFTIQSKMRANNQKVYTPREGKLISDINKAWERLEKAEHERELALRNELIRQEKLEMLAARFDRKAAMRETWLSENQRLVSQDNFGVDLGAVEAATRKHDAIETDIQAYGERVAAVEAVARELEAEGYHEVRRILARRDNVLRLWEYLKELLAARRERLIAHRDLQRLLQEMRHIMDWMEDMKSRLQSQDSGKHLHDVEDLLQKHTLVEADISAQAERVKAVQAAAKRFTSNEQSYKPCDPALVEEKVDLLGQAYEELGQLAAERRALLDESRKLWQFLWELGEEASWIREQEQILSGGDYGKDLSSALHLLSKHEAFQEEMAARYGPLGNSIAGGEALVKEGHIAAAEVTERITDVRAQWAHLEEASRLREQRLQDSVAFHQFQTDANDMEAWILETLRQVSSQEVGHDEFSTQTLAKKQKEVEEEIQSHRLLIDSLHEQASTLPEAYAQSPQVEGRLPAIEQRYEELEGLSSSWRQALDGALALYRMFSESSACQLWVGEKEQWLHNMEIPSKLEDLEVVQQRFETLEPEMNTLGARISDVNQVAQQLLGSDNRNKEQINQTQDQLNNRWSEFQSLANNRKQALDSALNIQNYHLECNEIKSWMKEKTKVIESTQSLGNDLAGVMALQRKLTGMERDLEAIQGKLDDLQSEAEKLASEHPEQAEEIMGRLAEIQEVWEELRATMKRREESLGEASKLQGFLRDLDDFQAWLSRTQTTVASEDTPTSLAEAESLLGQHEAIKNEIDNYREDYEKMRATGAEVTQGQTDAQYMFLAQRLQALDTGWHELRRMWESRHCVLAQAYDFQTLLRDAKQAEGFLNSQEYVLSHTEMPSSLQGAIEAIKKHEDFLTTMEASEEKINGVVESGQRLISDGNNNADKIQEKIDSIQERHQKNKQAANEFLAKLKDNRELQHFLQDGQELTLWINEKMLTAQDMSYDEARNLHSKWQKHQAFMAELASNKDWLDKIDKEGQALVKEKPELEQTVSESLSGLQKQWEELESTTQAKAQCLFDANRAELFTQSCSSLDSWLQNISSQLQSDDFGKDLTSVNILLKKHQMLEHQMEVREKEVQSLQSQALALTQEESGIVEVDGQQRRVTDSFSQLQDPLKMRRQHLLASKEAHQFNRDLEDEILWVKERMPLATSTDHGKDLPSVQLLIKKNQTLQKEIQGHQPRINDIQAHGKNMSPEKELDVDTERRAGLEGRLAELGESWDLLISETEKRNARLEEANRAQQFYTDAAEAEAWMGEQELHMMSEEKAKDEQSALVMVKKHQILEQALEDYAQTIHQLANSSRLMVNGEHPESERITLRQAQVDKLYAGLKDLAEERRSKLQERLRLTQLKREVDDLEQWIAEREVVAGSHELGQDYEHVTMLRDKFREFARDTSTIGQERVDAVNLQADELIESGHPENASVAEWKDGLNEAWADLLELIDTRTQMLAASYELHRFHQDAREALGLIREKKETLAGAELGRDLNTVQHLLRQHTAYEHDVQALSGQVTQVQDDAARLQKAYAGEKADDINRHEHAVTEAWEGLQSATKDRRLLLLDTVEKFRFFNMVRDLMLWMEGINLQIQSHDSPRDVSSAGLVIANHQDIKSEIETRADSFTACNEMGRTLINNNHYASDEIQEKLDQLQAKRTEINQKWQEKMDHLQIVLEVLQFGRDASMAESWLAGQEPLVRTAELGSNVDEVESLIKRHEAFEKLAAGWEERFTLLEKLTTLEEKEIQRKREEEERARRPPTPPPPVEEVVQSEMNDSAARTSLDQTTLNQSVFVNGVYSDHDTSQSLSVSELKKPEPIPETIPQSNPVSKPVPKAHKAQERGSESDSVNGPGHDSGLDSASRQEPSATLPGRGAAEATPEAIEGMLCRKQEMESHNKKAAARSWQNVYCVLRKGSMGFYKDNKSASNGIPYHGEVPISLNEAVCEVAHDYKKRKHVFKLRLGDGKEYLFQAKDEAEMSSWIQGIQATLSPGDSSPAAQRGLSRAMTMPPISPSSGEAGGVTMRNKDGKERDREKRFSFFGKKK, from the exons ATGAGAGAGAGGCAGTGCAGAAGAAGACCTTCACTAAATGGGTAAACTCCCATCTGGGACGTGTGACCTGCAGGATCGGTGACCTCTACACTGACCTCCGTGATGGCCGCATGCTCATCCGCCTGCTGGAGGTTCTCTCTGGAGAACAGCTG ccAAAACCTACAAAGGGTCGTATGCGCATCCACTGTCTGGAGAACGTCGACAAAGCTCTACAGTTTCTGAAGGAACAAAAGGTTCACTTGGAGAACATGGGTTCTCACGACATTGTCGACGGAAATCACCGTCTCACACTCGGACTCATCTGGACCATAATCCTCCGCTTTCAG ATCCAAGACATCAGTGTTGAGACGGAGGACAACAAGGAGAAGAAGTCGGCCAAAGACGCCCTGCTGCTGTGGTGTCAGATGAAGACTGCAGG GTACCCAAATGTCAATGTCCACAACTTCACCACCAGCTGGAGAGATGGTCTAGCGTTCAGCGCCATTGTACACAAACACAG GTCAGACCTGATTGATTTTGATAATCTCAAGCGCTCCAATGCCCACTATAACCTGCAGAACGCCTTCAACGTGGCAGAGAAAGAGCTGGGTCTCACCAAACTACTGGATCCCGAAG ATGTGAATGTTGATCAGCCAGATGAGAAGTCCATCATCACGTATGTGGCCACATATTACCACTACTTCAGCAAGATGAAGGCACTCGCAGTAGAGGGCAAGAGGATTGGAAAG GTGCTGGATTATGCTATCGAGGCAGATCAGCTGATAGAGAAATATGAGACTCTTGCCTCTGAGCTGCTGCAGTGGATTGAACAGACCATCGTCACCCTTAATGACAGACAGCTTGCCAACTCGCTCAGTGGGGTTCAGAACCAGCTACAGGCCTTCAATACCTACCGCACTGTGGAGAAACCACCCAA GTTTACTGAAAAGGGGAATTTGGAGGTCTTGCTCTTTACCATTCAAAGTAAAATGAGAGCAAACAATCAGAAAGTCTACACGCCAAGAGAGGGAAAACTCATCTCTGACATCAACAAG GCGTGGGAGAGATTGGAAAAGGCCGAACATGAGAGAGAGTTGGCTTTGAGGAACGAGCTGATTCGTCAGGAGAAGCTTGAAATGCTGGCCGCACGGTTTGACCGCAAAGCAGCCATGAGAGAAACCTGGCTGAGCGAAAACCAGCGGCTGGTGTCACAG GACAATTTTGGTGTCGACCTGGGCGCTGTGGAGGCCGCCACTCGTAAACACGACGCCATCGAGACCGACATCCAGGCGTACGGCGAGCGCGTGGCTGCCGTAGAAGCTGTCGCAAGAGAACTAGAGGCGGAGGGATATCACGAAGTGCGACGCATCTTAGCGCGAAGGGATAATGTGCTCAGGCTGTGGGAGTATCTGAAGGAACTACTTGCAGCTCGGCGGGAGAGGCTGATTGCGCACAGAGACCTGCAGCGCCTCCTACAGGAAATGAGACACATTATGGACTGGATGGAAGATATGAAG agTCGTCTGCAATCTCAAGACAGTGGTAAACACCTTCATGATGTGGAGGACCTGCTGCAGAAACACACTCTTGTTGAGGCTGACATATCAGCACAGGCTGAGAGAGTCAAAGCCGTGCAGGCCGCCGCCAAGAGGTTTACTTCAAATGAACAAA GTTATAAGCCGTGTGACCCAGCACTAGTTGAAGAAAAGGTGGATCTGCTGGGCCAAGCTTACGAAGAACTCGGCCAGCTAGCAGCAGAACGAAGAGCCTTACTTGATGAATCACGAAAGCTGTGGCAGTTCCTGTGGGAGCTGGGAGAGGAGGCCTCGTGGATCCGAGAGCAGGAGCAGATCCTATCTGGAGGAGATTACGGAAAGGACCTGAGCTCCGCTCTTCACCTCCTGTCCAAACACGAGGCTTTCCAGGAAGAGATGGCAGCCCGGTACGGCCCTCTGGGGAACAGCATTGCTGGAGGAGAGGCCCTGGTGAAGGAAGGCCACATCGCCGCAGCTGAGGTGACAGAGCGGATCACGGATGTGAGAGCACAATGGGCGCACCTGGAGGAG GCATCTCGGTTGCGTGAGCAGAGGCTGCAGGACTCCGTAGCTTTCCACCAGTTCCAGACAGATGCCAATGATATGGAGGCCTGGATACTGGAAACACTAAGACAG GTGTCTAGTCAAGAGGTCGGCCACGATGAGTTTTCTACACAGACTCTGGCGAAAAAGCAGAAAGAGGTGGAGGAGGAGATTCAAAGTCACAGATTACTTATAGACTCACTACATGAACAGGCCTCAACACTGCCAGAAGCTTATGCACAATCCCCACAG GTGGAAGGCCGCCTTCCAGCAATAGAGCAACGCTATGAAGAATTGGAGGGCTTGTCGTCGTCATGGCGACAGGCCTTAGATGGAGCGCTCGCCTTGTACCGCATGTTTAGTGAATCTAGCGCCTGCCAGCTGTGGGTTGGAGAAAAGGAACAGTGGCTGCACAACATGGAGATTCCCTCCAAACTGGAAGACCTGGAGGTGGTCCAGCAGAG GTTTGAAACTCTAGAGCCAGAGATGAACACGCTGGGCGCTCGCATATCCGATGTCAATCAAGTGGCCCAACAGCTGCTCGGATCCGACAACCGCAACAAAGAGCAGATTAACCAGACACAAGATCAGCTCAATAACAG GTGGTCTGAATTCCAGAGTTTGGCCAACAACCGTAAACAAGCTCTAGATTCAGCACTGAATATCCAGAACTATCATCTAGAGTGTAATGAGATCAAGAGCTGGATGAAGGAGAAGACCAAGGTCATAGAGTCCACGCAGAGCCTTGGAAACGACCTGGCTGGAGTTATGGCCCTGCAACGCAAGCTCACTGGTATGGAGAGGGACCTGGAGGCTATACAG GGAAAACTGGATGACCTACAGTCAGAGGCTGAGAAGTTGGCGTCTGAGCACCCAGAGCAGGCAGAGGAGATCATGGGTCGTCTTGCTGAAATCCAGGAGGTTTGGGAAGAGCTTCGAGCCACCATGAAGCGGCGTGAGGAGTCATTGGGCGAGGCCTCCAAGCTACAGGGCTTCCTCAGAGACCTTGATGACTTCCAGGCCTGGCTGTCTCGTACACAGACCACCGTAGCTTCTGAGGACACACCCACCTCTCTGGCCGAAGCAGAAAGTTTGTTGGGCCAACATGAGGCTATAAAGAACGAAATCGATAATTACAGGGAGGACTACGAGAAGATGAGAGCTACTGGAGCTGAG GTGACTCAGGGTCAAACAGATGCTCAGTACATGTTCTTAGCCCAGCGGCTACAGGCGTTGGACACAGGCTGGCACGAGCTGAGGAGAATGTGGGAGAGCCGTCACTGCGTCCTTGCGCAGGCCTACGATTTCCAGACTTTGTTGCGAGATGCCAAACAGGCAGAGGGCTTCCTCAACAGCCAG GAGTACGTCCTATCACACACAGAGATGCCTTCCAGCCTACAAGGGGCAATAGAGGCCATCAAGAAACATGAGGACTTCCTCACCACCATGGAGGCCAGCGAGGAGAAGATCAATGGTGTGGTCGAGTCTGGACAGAGACTCATATCTGATGGCAACAATAATGCAGACAAGATCCAGGAGAAGATCGACTCCATTCAGGAGAG ACACCAGAAAAACAAGCAAGCAGCCAATGAGTTCCTGGCTAAACTGAAGGATAACAGAGAGCTGCAGCACTTCCTACAAGACGGACAGGAG CTGACTCTTTGGATAAATGAGAAGATGTTAACAGCTCAGGACATGTCCTACGATGAGGCCAGAAACCTTCACAGCAAATGGCAGAAGCACCAGGCCTTCATGGCTGAGCTGGCATCCAATAAAGACTGGCTGGACAAGATCGACAAG GAGGGACAGGCGTTAGTGAAGGAGAAACCTGAGTTGGAGCAGACGGTATCAGAAAGTCTAAGTGGTCTTCAGAAACAGTGGGAGGAGCTGGAGAGCACCACTCAAGCTAAAGCTCAGTGTCTGTTTGACGCAAACCGAGCTGAACTTTTCACACAGAGCTGCTCATCGCTGGACTCCTGGCTCCAAAACATCTCCTCTCAACTCCAGAGTGATGACTTTGGGAAAGATCTCACCAGTGTCAACATTTTACTCAAGAAACACCAG ATGTTGGAGCATCAAATGGAGGTACGTGAGAAAGAAGTCCAGTCTCTACAGTCACAAGCGCTGGCTTTGACCCAAGAGGAGTCTGGGATAGTGGAGGTGGATGGGCAGCAAAGAAGAGTGACAGACAGCTTCTCTCAGCTGCAGGATCCTCTGAAAATGCGCAGACAGCATCTTCTCGCTTCAAAAGAGGCTCATCAGTTCAACAGAGATCTTGAGGATGAGATT TTATGGGTTAAGGAGAGGATGCCTCTCGCCACTTCCACAGACCATGGCAAAGATCTGCCCAGTGTCCAGCTGCTCATCAAAAAGAACCAG ACTCTGCAAAAGGAGATTCAAGGTCATCAGCCACGTATCAATGACATCCAGGCCCATGGCAAGAACATGTCCCCTGAAAAGGAGTTAGATGTGGACACAGAGAGGAGGGCTGGTTTAGAAGGTCGTCTCGCAGAGCTAGGGGAATCATGGGACCTCTTGATTTCTGAAACGGAGAAGAGAAACGCAAGGCTGGAAGAGGCTAACCGAGCACAGCAGTTTTACACAGATGCTGCAGAGGCCGAGGCCTGGATGGGAGAGCAAGAACTTCATATGATGTCAGAGGAAAAGGCAAAG GATGAACAAAGTGCTCTGGTCATGGTGAAGAAGCACCAGATTCTGGAGCAGGCTCTGGAGGACTACGCCCAGACCATCCACCAGCTGGCCAATAGCAGCAGGCTCATGGTAAACGGCGAGCACCCAGAAAG TGAGAGAATCACACTGAGGCAGGCCCAGGTGGATAAACTGTATGCAGGGTTGAAGGACCTGGCAGAAGAAAGGAGAAGCAAACTACAGGAGAGACTGAGACTGACCCAGCTGAAGAGAGAGGTGGATGATTTAGAGCAGTGGATCGCAGAGAGAGAGGTTGTCGCTGGATCGCATGAACTCGGACAAGACTATGAACATGTGACG ATGTTGCGTGACAAATTCCGTGAGTTCGCGCGGGACACCAGCACAATCGGTCAGGAGCGCGTGGATGCTGTGAACCTTCAGGCAGATGAACTCATAGAGTCGGGTCACCCGGAGAATGCCAGCGTGGCCGAGTGGAAGGATGGCCTCAATGAGGCCTGGGCCGACTTGCTGGAGCTCATCGACACGCGCACACAGATGCTGGCTGCATCGTATGAACTGCACCGTTTCCATCAGGATGCCCGGGAGGCCCTGGGGCTCATACGGGAAAAGAAAGAAACGCTGGCCGGCGCCGAACTCGGACGGGATCTGAACACAGTCCAGCATCTGCTGAGACAACACACGGCCTATGAGCATGATGTGCAGGCACTAAGTGGGCAG GTAACACAGGTGCAGGACGATGCAGCTCGTCTGCAGAAAGCATACGCTGGAGAGAAGGCTGACGATATCAACCGACATGAGCACGCGGTCACGGAGGCCTGGGAGGGGCTTCAGTCCGCCACTAAAGACAGACGGCTGCTCCTATTGGACACGGTGGAGAAGTTTAGATTCTTCAATATGGTCAGAGACCTCATGCTATGGATGGAGGGAATCAACTTACAGATCCAGTCACACGACAGTCCGAG GGATGTCTCATCCGCTGGCCTGGTCATTGCCAACCATCAGGACATTAAGTCAGAGATCGAGACTAGAGCAGACAGCTTCACTGCATGCAACGAAATGGGACGCACCCTCATCAACAACAACCACTATGCTTCAGATGAG ATTCAAGAGAAGTTGGATCAGCTGCAGGCCAAGCGCACTGAAATTAATCAGAAGTGGCAAGAGAAAATGGATCATTTACAGATCG TTCTAGAGGTTTTGCAGTTCGGCAGGGACGCATCCATGGCTGAATCGTGGCTGGCTGGGCAGGAGCCATTGGTCAGGACGGCAGAATTGGGCTCTAATGTAGATGAGGTTGAGAGTCTGATCAAACGTCATGAAGCTTTTGAAAAACTGGCAGCTGGCTGGGAAGAGCGATTCACGCTGCTTGAGAAGCTTACCACG CTGGAAGAAAaggagattcaaagaaaaaggGAAGAGGAAGAGAGGGCCCGGCGACCACCCACACCTCCTCCCCCGGTAGAGGAAGTAGTACAGTCTGAAATGAACGATTCGGCTGCAag GACGAGTCTGGACCAGACTACATTGAACCAGTCAGTATTTGTCAATGGTGTCTACAGTGACCACGACACATCACAG TCATTATCCGTATCTGAACTCAAGAAACCTGAACCTATTCCTGAGACTATACCTCAGTCTAACCCCGTTTCTAAACCTGTGCCTAAAGCCCACAAGGCACAGGAGCGT GGATCAGAATCAGATTCTGTTAATGGTCCTGGCCATGACAGCGGTCTGGACTCGGCATCTCGCCAAGAGCCTTCAGCAACACTGCCAGGCCGAGGAGCAGCAGAGGCGACCCCAGAAGCTATAGAGGGCATGCTCTGCAGGAAACAGGAAATGGAATCCCACAACAAAAAAGCAGCCGCCAg ATCATGGCAGAATGTATATTGTGTATTACGCAAAGGCAGTATGGGATTTTACAAGGACAACAAAAGTGCATCAAATGGAATCCCATACCATGGAGAAGTTCCCATCAGCCTCAACGAGGCTGTCTGTGAGGTTGCCCATGACTACAAAAAGAGGAAACACGTATTTAAACTAAG gcTTGGGGATGGAAAGGAGTATTTGTTCCAAGCAAAGGATGAG GCCGAAATGAGTTCATGGATTCAAGGAATCCAGGCAACGTTGTCACCTGGTGACAGTTCGCCGGCTGCCCAAAGGGGTCTCAGTCGGGCAATGACCATGCCACCTATTTCTCCCAGCTCGGGCGAGGCAGGAGGTGTGACCATGCGCAACAAAGATGGCAAAGAGAGAGACCGCGAGAAGCGCTTCAGTTTCTTTGGCAAGAAGAAATAA